One segment of Cynocephalus volans isolate mCynVol1 chromosome 8, mCynVol1.pri, whole genome shotgun sequence DNA contains the following:
- the CDK11B gene encoding cyclin-dependent kinase 11B isoform X7, with protein sequence MSQSDDRDSKRDSLEEGELRDHRMEITIRNSPYRREDSMEDRGEEDDSLAIKPPQQMSRKEKAHHRKDEKRKEKRKHARVKEKEREHERRKRHREEQDKARREWERQKRRELAREHSRRERDRLEQLERKRERERKMREQQKEQREQKERERRAEERRKEREARREVSAHHRTIREDYSDKVKASHWSRSPLRPPRERLELGDSRKPVKEEKMEERDLLSDLQDVSDSERKTTSAESSSAESASGSEEEEEEEEEEEEEEEEGSSSEESEEEEEEEGEETGSNSEVASEQSAEEVSEEEMTDDEEGEDENHVLVVPESRFDRDSGESEEGEEEGGEGTPQSSALTEGECVPDSPALSPIELKQELPKYLPALQGCRSVEEFQCLNRIEEGTYGVVYRAKDKKTDEIVALKRLKMEKEKEGFPITSLREINTILKAQHPNIVTVREIVVGSNMDKIYIVMNYVEHDLKSLMETMKQPFLPGEVKTLMIQLLRGVKHLHDNWILHRDLKTSNLLLSHAGILKVGDFGLAREYGSPLKAYTPVVVTLWYRAPELLLGAKEYSTAVDMWSVGCIFGELLTQKPLFPGKSEIDQINKVFKDLGTPSEKIWPGYSDLPAVKKMTFSEHPYNNLRKRFGALLSDQGFDLMNKFLTYFPGRRINAEDGLKHEYFRETPLPIDPSMFPTWPAKSEQQRVKRGTSPRPPEGGLGYSQLGDDDLKETGFHLTTTNQGASAAGPGFSLKF encoded by the exons ATGTCCCAG TCTGATGACCGGGATTCCAAACGGGATTCTCTTGAAGAGGGAGAGCTGAGAGATCACCGCATGGAGATCACCATAAGGAACTCGCCGTATAGAAGAGAAGACTCCATGGAAGACAG AGGAGAGGAAGATGATTCTTTGGCTATCAAACCACCCCAGCAAATGTCTCGGAAAGAAAAAGCTCATCACAGGAAAGacgagaagagaaaagagaaac GGAAGCATGCtagagtgaaagaaaaagaaagagaacacgAACGGCGGAAACGGCACCGGGAAGAACAGGATAAAGCTCGCCGGGAGTGGGAAAGACAAAAGAGGAGGGAGTTGGCAAGAGAACATTCCAGGAGAGAGAG GGACCGCCTCGAGCAGCTGGAAAGGAAGCGGGAGCGGGAACGCAAGATGCGGGAGCAGCAGAAGGAGCAGCGGGAGCAGAAGGAGCGGGAGCGGCGCGCCGAGGAGCGGCGCAAGGAGCGCGAGGCCCGCAGGGAAG TTTCTGCTCATCACCGGACGATAAGAGAGGACTACAGTGACAAAGTGAAAGCGAGCCACTGGAGTCGCAGCCCACTGCGGCCACCGCGGGAGCGGCTAGAGCTGGGGGACAGCCGGAAGCCAG tgaaagaagagaaaatggaggaaAGAGACCTGCTGTCTGACCTACAGGACGTCAGCGACAGCGAGAGGAAAACCACTTCGGCCGAGTCCTCCTCAG CAGAATCGGCGTCAggttctgaggaggaagaggaggaggaagaggaggaggaagaggaagaagaggaggggagCTCCAGCGAGGAgtcggaggaggaggaggaggaggagggggaggagacgGGCAGCAACTCGGAGGTGGCGTCGGAGCAGTCCGCGG AGGAAGTGAGTGAGGAAGAAATGACTGATGacgaagagggagaagatgaaaacCACGTCCTGGTTG TTCCAGAGTCACGGTTCGACCGAGATTCCGGGGAGAGtgaagaaggggaggaagaagggggcgAGGGGACCCCGCAGAGCAGCGCCCTCACCGAGGGGGAATGTGTGCCTGACTCCCCAGCCTTGTCGCCCATCGAGCTCAAGCAGGAGCTGCCCAAGTACCTGCCGGCCCTGCAG GGCTGCCGGAGCGTGGAGGAGTTCCAGTGCCTGAACAGGATCGAAGAAGGCACCTATGGGGTGGTCTACAGAGCGAAGGATAAGAAAACAG ATGAGATTGTGGCTCTGAAGCGgctgaagatggagaaagagaaggaaggtttCCCCATCACGTCCCTGAGGGAGATCAACACTATCCTCAAGGCCCAGCACCCCAACATCGTCACTGTCAGA GAAATTGTCGTGGGCAGCAACATGGACAAGATCTATATCGTGATGAACTACGTGGAGCACGACCTCAAGAGCCTGATGGAGACCATGAAGCAGCCCTTCCTGCCAG GGGAGGTGAAGACCCTGATGATCCAGCTGCTACGTGGGGTGAAGCACCTGCATGACAACTGGATCCTGCACCGAGACCTCAAGACGTCCAACCTGCTGCTGAGCCACGCCGGCATCCTCAAG GTGGGCGACTTTGGCCTGGCGCGGGAGTATGGATCCCCTCTGAAGGCCTACACCCCGGTTGTGGTGACCCTGTGGTACCGTGCCCCAGAGCTGCTGCTTGGTGCCAAG GAGTACTCCACGGCCGTTGACATGTGGTCGGTGGGCTGCATCTTTGGAGAGCTGCTGACTCAGAAACCTCTGTTCCCCGGGAAATCAGAAATCGACCAGATCAACAAAGTGTTTAAG GACTTGGGGACCCCCAGTGAGAAGATCTGGCCTGGCTACAGTGACCTGCCTGCGGTCAAGAAGATGACTTTCAGCGAGCACCCCTACAACAACCTGCGCAAGCGCTTCGGGGCCCTGCTCTCAGACCAGGGCTTTGACCTCATGAACAA GTTCCTGACCTATTTCCCTGGGAGGAGGATCAATGCAGAAGACGGCCTCAAGCATGAGTACTTCCGCGAGACCCCCCTCCCCATTGACCCCTCCATGTTCCCCACGTGGCCTGCCAAGAGTGAGCAGCAGAGGGTGAAGCGGGGCACGAGCCCACGGCCCCCCGAGGGAGGCCTGGGCTATAGCCAGCTG GGCGATGATGACCTGAAGGAGACTGGCTTCCACCTCACCACCACCAACCAGGGGGCCTCGGCCGCAGGCCCTGGCTTCAGCCTCAAGTTCTGA
- the CDK11B gene encoding cyclin-dependent kinase 11B isoform X5 codes for MSQSDDRDSKRDSLEEGELRDHRMEITIRNSPYRREDSMEDRGEEDDSLAIKPPQQMSRKEKAHHRKDEKRKEKRRHRSHSAEGGKHARVKEKEREHERRKRHREEQDKARREWERQKRRELAREHSRRERDRLEQLERKRERERKMREQQKEQREQKERERRAEERRKEREARREVSAHHRTIREDYSDKVKASHWSRSPLRPPRERLELGDSRKPVKEEKMEERDLLSDLQDVSDSERKTTSAESSSAESASGSEEEEEEEEEEEEEEEEGSSSEESEEEEEEEGEETGSNSEVASEQSAEEVSEEEMTDDEEGEDENHVLVVPESRFDRDSGESEEGEEEGGEGTPQSSALTEGECVPDSPALSPIELKQELPKYLPALQGCRSVEEFQCLNRIEEGTYGVVYRAKDKKTDEIVALKRLKMEKEKEGFPITSLREINTILKAQHPNIVTVREIVVGSNMDKIYIVMNYVEHDLKSLMETMKQPFLPGEVKTLMIQLLRGVKHLHDNWILHRDLKTSNLLLSHAGILKVGDFGLAREYGSPLKAYTPVVVTLWYRAPELLLGAKEYSTAVDMWSVGCIFGELLTQKPLFPGKSEIDQINKVFKDLGTPSEKIWPGYSDLPAVKKMTFSEHPYNNLRKRFGALLSDQGFDLMNKFLTYFPGRRINAEDGLKHEYFRETPLPIDPSMFPTWPAKSEQQRVKRGTSPRPPEGGLGYSQLGDDDLKETGFHLTTTNQGASAAGPGFSLKF; via the exons ATGTCCCAG TCTGATGACCGGGATTCCAAACGGGATTCTCTTGAAGAGGGAGAGCTGAGAGATCACCGCATGGAGATCACCATAAGGAACTCGCCGTATAGAAGAGAAGACTCCATGGAAGACAG AGGAGAGGAAGATGATTCTTTGGCTATCAAACCACCCCAGCAAATGTCTCGGAAAGAAAAAGCTCATCACAGGAAAGacgagaagagaaaagagaaacgtAGGCATCGTAGCCATTCAGCAGAAGGGG GGAAGCATGCtagagtgaaagaaaaagaaagagaacacgAACGGCGGAAACGGCACCGGGAAGAACAGGATAAAGCTCGCCGGGAGTGGGAAAGACAAAAGAGGAGGGAGTTGGCAAGAGAACATTCCAGGAGAGAGAG GGACCGCCTCGAGCAGCTGGAAAGGAAGCGGGAGCGGGAACGCAAGATGCGGGAGCAGCAGAAGGAGCAGCGGGAGCAGAAGGAGCGGGAGCGGCGCGCCGAGGAGCGGCGCAAGGAGCGCGAGGCCCGCAGGGAAG TTTCTGCTCATCACCGGACGATAAGAGAGGACTACAGTGACAAAGTGAAAGCGAGCCACTGGAGTCGCAGCCCACTGCGGCCACCGCGGGAGCGGCTAGAGCTGGGGGACAGCCGGAAGCCAG tgaaagaagagaaaatggaggaaAGAGACCTGCTGTCTGACCTACAGGACGTCAGCGACAGCGAGAGGAAAACCACTTCGGCCGAGTCCTCCTCAG CAGAATCGGCGTCAggttctgaggaggaagaggaggaggaagaggaggaggaagaggaagaagaggaggggagCTCCAGCGAGGAgtcggaggaggaggaggaggaggagggggaggagacgGGCAGCAACTCGGAGGTGGCGTCGGAGCAGTCCGCGG AGGAAGTGAGTGAGGAAGAAATGACTGATGacgaagagggagaagatgaaaacCACGTCCTGGTTG TTCCAGAGTCACGGTTCGACCGAGATTCCGGGGAGAGtgaagaaggggaggaagaagggggcgAGGGGACCCCGCAGAGCAGCGCCCTCACCGAGGGGGAATGTGTGCCTGACTCCCCAGCCTTGTCGCCCATCGAGCTCAAGCAGGAGCTGCCCAAGTACCTGCCGGCCCTGCAG GGCTGCCGGAGCGTGGAGGAGTTCCAGTGCCTGAACAGGATCGAAGAAGGCACCTATGGGGTGGTCTACAGAGCGAAGGATAAGAAAACAG ATGAGATTGTGGCTCTGAAGCGgctgaagatggagaaagagaaggaaggtttCCCCATCACGTCCCTGAGGGAGATCAACACTATCCTCAAGGCCCAGCACCCCAACATCGTCACTGTCAGA GAAATTGTCGTGGGCAGCAACATGGACAAGATCTATATCGTGATGAACTACGTGGAGCACGACCTCAAGAGCCTGATGGAGACCATGAAGCAGCCCTTCCTGCCAG GGGAGGTGAAGACCCTGATGATCCAGCTGCTACGTGGGGTGAAGCACCTGCATGACAACTGGATCCTGCACCGAGACCTCAAGACGTCCAACCTGCTGCTGAGCCACGCCGGCATCCTCAAG GTGGGCGACTTTGGCCTGGCGCGGGAGTATGGATCCCCTCTGAAGGCCTACACCCCGGTTGTGGTGACCCTGTGGTACCGTGCCCCAGAGCTGCTGCTTGGTGCCAAG GAGTACTCCACGGCCGTTGACATGTGGTCGGTGGGCTGCATCTTTGGAGAGCTGCTGACTCAGAAACCTCTGTTCCCCGGGAAATCAGAAATCGACCAGATCAACAAAGTGTTTAAG GACTTGGGGACCCCCAGTGAGAAGATCTGGCCTGGCTACAGTGACCTGCCTGCGGTCAAGAAGATGACTTTCAGCGAGCACCCCTACAACAACCTGCGCAAGCGCTTCGGGGCCCTGCTCTCAGACCAGGGCTTTGACCTCATGAACAA GTTCCTGACCTATTTCCCTGGGAGGAGGATCAATGCAGAAGACGGCCTCAAGCATGAGTACTTCCGCGAGACCCCCCTCCCCATTGACCCCTCCATGTTCCCCACGTGGCCTGCCAAGAGTGAGCAGCAGAGGGTGAAGCGGGGCACGAGCCCACGGCCCCCCGAGGGAGGCCTGGGCTATAGCCAGCTG GGCGATGATGACCTGAAGGAGACTGGCTTCCACCTCACCACCACCAACCAGGGGGCCTCGGCCGCAGGCCCTGGCTTCAGCCTCAAGTTCTGA
- the CDK11B gene encoding cyclin-dependent kinase 11B isoform X3, whose translation MGDEKDSWKVKTLDEILQEKKRRKEQEEKAEIKRLKNSDDRDSKRDSLEEGELRDHRMEITIRNSPYRREDSMEDRGEEDDSLAIKPPQQMSRKEKAHHRKDEKRKEKRKHARVKEKEREHERRKRHREEQDKARREWERQKRRELAREHSRRERDRLEQLERKRERERKMREQQKEQREQKERERRAEERRKEREARREVSAHHRTIREDYSDKVKASHWSRSPLRPPRERLELGDSRKPVKEEKMEERDLLSDLQDVSDSERKTTSAESSSAESASGSEEEEEEEEEEEEEEEEGSSSEESEEEEEEEGEETGSNSEVASEQSAEEVSEEEMTDDEEGEDENHVLVVPESRFDRDSGESEEGEEEGGEGTPQSSALTEGECVPDSPALSPIELKQELPKYLPALQGCRSVEEFQCLNRIEEGTYGVVYRAKDKKTDEIVALKRLKMEKEKEGFPITSLREINTILKAQHPNIVTVREIVVGSNMDKIYIVMNYVEHDLKSLMETMKQPFLPGEVKTLMIQLLRGVKHLHDNWILHRDLKTSNLLLSHAGILKVGDFGLAREYGSPLKAYTPVVVTLWYRAPELLLGAKEYSTAVDMWSVGCIFGELLTQKPLFPGKSEIDQINKVFKDLGTPSEKIWPGYSDLPAVKKMTFSEHPYNNLRKRFGALLSDQGFDLMNKFLTYFPGRRINAEDGLKHEYFRETPLPIDPSMFPTWPAKSEQQRVKRGTSPRPPEGGLGYSQLGDDDLKETGFHLTTTNQGASAAGPGFSLKF comes from the exons ATGGGTGATGAAAAGGACTCTTGGAAGGTGAAAACTTTAGATGAAATTCTTCAGGAAAAGAAACGAAGGAAGGAACAAGAGGAGAAAGCAGAGATAAAACGCTTAAAAAAT TCTGATGACCGGGATTCCAAACGGGATTCTCTTGAAGAGGGAGAGCTGAGAGATCACCGCATGGAGATCACCATAAGGAACTCGCCGTATAGAAGAGAAGACTCCATGGAAGACAG AGGAGAGGAAGATGATTCTTTGGCTATCAAACCACCCCAGCAAATGTCTCGGAAAGAAAAAGCTCATCACAGGAAAGacgagaagagaaaagagaaac GGAAGCATGCtagagtgaaagaaaaagaaagagaacacgAACGGCGGAAACGGCACCGGGAAGAACAGGATAAAGCTCGCCGGGAGTGGGAAAGACAAAAGAGGAGGGAGTTGGCAAGAGAACATTCCAGGAGAGAGAG GGACCGCCTCGAGCAGCTGGAAAGGAAGCGGGAGCGGGAACGCAAGATGCGGGAGCAGCAGAAGGAGCAGCGGGAGCAGAAGGAGCGGGAGCGGCGCGCCGAGGAGCGGCGCAAGGAGCGCGAGGCCCGCAGGGAAG TTTCTGCTCATCACCGGACGATAAGAGAGGACTACAGTGACAAAGTGAAAGCGAGCCACTGGAGTCGCAGCCCACTGCGGCCACCGCGGGAGCGGCTAGAGCTGGGGGACAGCCGGAAGCCAG tgaaagaagagaaaatggaggaaAGAGACCTGCTGTCTGACCTACAGGACGTCAGCGACAGCGAGAGGAAAACCACTTCGGCCGAGTCCTCCTCAG CAGAATCGGCGTCAggttctgaggaggaagaggaggaggaagaggaggaggaagaggaagaagaggaggggagCTCCAGCGAGGAgtcggaggaggaggaggaggaggagggggaggagacgGGCAGCAACTCGGAGGTGGCGTCGGAGCAGTCCGCGG AGGAAGTGAGTGAGGAAGAAATGACTGATGacgaagagggagaagatgaaaacCACGTCCTGGTTG TTCCAGAGTCACGGTTCGACCGAGATTCCGGGGAGAGtgaagaaggggaggaagaagggggcgAGGGGACCCCGCAGAGCAGCGCCCTCACCGAGGGGGAATGTGTGCCTGACTCCCCAGCCTTGTCGCCCATCGAGCTCAAGCAGGAGCTGCCCAAGTACCTGCCGGCCCTGCAG GGCTGCCGGAGCGTGGAGGAGTTCCAGTGCCTGAACAGGATCGAAGAAGGCACCTATGGGGTGGTCTACAGAGCGAAGGATAAGAAAACAG ATGAGATTGTGGCTCTGAAGCGgctgaagatggagaaagagaaggaaggtttCCCCATCACGTCCCTGAGGGAGATCAACACTATCCTCAAGGCCCAGCACCCCAACATCGTCACTGTCAGA GAAATTGTCGTGGGCAGCAACATGGACAAGATCTATATCGTGATGAACTACGTGGAGCACGACCTCAAGAGCCTGATGGAGACCATGAAGCAGCCCTTCCTGCCAG GGGAGGTGAAGACCCTGATGATCCAGCTGCTACGTGGGGTGAAGCACCTGCATGACAACTGGATCCTGCACCGAGACCTCAAGACGTCCAACCTGCTGCTGAGCCACGCCGGCATCCTCAAG GTGGGCGACTTTGGCCTGGCGCGGGAGTATGGATCCCCTCTGAAGGCCTACACCCCGGTTGTGGTGACCCTGTGGTACCGTGCCCCAGAGCTGCTGCTTGGTGCCAAG GAGTACTCCACGGCCGTTGACATGTGGTCGGTGGGCTGCATCTTTGGAGAGCTGCTGACTCAGAAACCTCTGTTCCCCGGGAAATCAGAAATCGACCAGATCAACAAAGTGTTTAAG GACTTGGGGACCCCCAGTGAGAAGATCTGGCCTGGCTACAGTGACCTGCCTGCGGTCAAGAAGATGACTTTCAGCGAGCACCCCTACAACAACCTGCGCAAGCGCTTCGGGGCCCTGCTCTCAGACCAGGGCTTTGACCTCATGAACAA GTTCCTGACCTATTTCCCTGGGAGGAGGATCAATGCAGAAGACGGCCTCAAGCATGAGTACTTCCGCGAGACCCCCCTCCCCATTGACCCCTCCATGTTCCCCACGTGGCCTGCCAAGAGTGAGCAGCAGAGGGTGAAGCGGGGCACGAGCCCACGGCCCCCCGAGGGAGGCCTGGGCTATAGCCAGCTG GGCGATGATGACCTGAAGGAGACTGGCTTCCACCTCACCACCACCAACCAGGGGGCCTCGGCCGCAGGCCCTGGCTTCAGCCTCAAGTTCTGA
- the CDK11B gene encoding cyclin-dependent kinase 11B isoform X2 gives MGDEKDSWKVKTLDEILQEKKRRKEQEEKAEIKRLKNSDDRDSKRDSLEEGELRDHRMEITIRNSPYRREDSMEDRGEEDDSLAIKPPQQMSRKEKAHHRKDEKRKEKRRHRSHSAEGGKHARVKEKEREHERRKRHREEQDKARREWERQKRRELAREHSRRERDRLEQLERKRERERKMREQQKEQREQKERERRAEERRKEREARREVSAHHRTIREDYSDKVKASHWSRSPLRPPRERLELGDSRKPVKEEKMEERDLLSDLQDVSDSERKTTSAESSSESASGSEEEEEEEEEEEEEEEEGSSSEESEEEEEEEGEETGSNSEVASEQSAEEVSEEEMTDDEEGEDENHVLVVPESRFDRDSGESEEGEEEGGEGTPQSSALTEGECVPDSPALSPIELKQELPKYLPALQGCRSVEEFQCLNRIEEGTYGVVYRAKDKKTDEIVALKRLKMEKEKEGFPITSLREINTILKAQHPNIVTVREIVVGSNMDKIYIVMNYVEHDLKSLMETMKQPFLPGEVKTLMIQLLRGVKHLHDNWILHRDLKTSNLLLSHAGILKVGDFGLAREYGSPLKAYTPVVVTLWYRAPELLLGAKEYSTAVDMWSVGCIFGELLTQKPLFPGKSEIDQINKVFKDLGTPSEKIWPGYSDLPAVKKMTFSEHPYNNLRKRFGALLSDQGFDLMNKFLTYFPGRRINAEDGLKHEYFRETPLPIDPSMFPTWPAKSEQQRVKRGTSPRPPEGGLGYSQLGDDDLKETGFHLTTTNQGASAAGPGFSLKF, from the exons ATGGGTGATGAAAAGGACTCTTGGAAGGTGAAAACTTTAGATGAAATTCTTCAGGAAAAGAAACGAAGGAAGGAACAAGAGGAGAAAGCAGAGATAAAACGCTTAAAAAAT TCTGATGACCGGGATTCCAAACGGGATTCTCTTGAAGAGGGAGAGCTGAGAGATCACCGCATGGAGATCACCATAAGGAACTCGCCGTATAGAAGAGAAGACTCCATGGAAGACAG AGGAGAGGAAGATGATTCTTTGGCTATCAAACCACCCCAGCAAATGTCTCGGAAAGAAAAAGCTCATCACAGGAAAGacgagaagagaaaagagaaacgtAGGCATCGTAGCCATTCAGCAGAAGGGG GGAAGCATGCtagagtgaaagaaaaagaaagagaacacgAACGGCGGAAACGGCACCGGGAAGAACAGGATAAAGCTCGCCGGGAGTGGGAAAGACAAAAGAGGAGGGAGTTGGCAAGAGAACATTCCAGGAGAGAGAG GGACCGCCTCGAGCAGCTGGAAAGGAAGCGGGAGCGGGAACGCAAGATGCGGGAGCAGCAGAAGGAGCAGCGGGAGCAGAAGGAGCGGGAGCGGCGCGCCGAGGAGCGGCGCAAGGAGCGCGAGGCCCGCAGGGAAG TTTCTGCTCATCACCGGACGATAAGAGAGGACTACAGTGACAAAGTGAAAGCGAGCCACTGGAGTCGCAGCCCACTGCGGCCACCGCGGGAGCGGCTAGAGCTGGGGGACAGCCGGAAGCCAG tgaaagaagagaaaatggaggaaAGAGACCTGCTGTCTGACCTACAGGACGTCAGCGACAGCGAGAGGAAAACCACTTCGGCCGAGTCCTCCTCAG AATCGGCGTCAggttctgaggaggaagaggaggaggaagaggaggaggaagaggaagaagaggaggggagCTCCAGCGAGGAgtcggaggaggaggaggaggaggagggggaggagacgGGCAGCAACTCGGAGGTGGCGTCGGAGCAGTCCGCGG AGGAAGTGAGTGAGGAAGAAATGACTGATGacgaagagggagaagatgaaaacCACGTCCTGGTTG TTCCAGAGTCACGGTTCGACCGAGATTCCGGGGAGAGtgaagaaggggaggaagaagggggcgAGGGGACCCCGCAGAGCAGCGCCCTCACCGAGGGGGAATGTGTGCCTGACTCCCCAGCCTTGTCGCCCATCGAGCTCAAGCAGGAGCTGCCCAAGTACCTGCCGGCCCTGCAG GGCTGCCGGAGCGTGGAGGAGTTCCAGTGCCTGAACAGGATCGAAGAAGGCACCTATGGGGTGGTCTACAGAGCGAAGGATAAGAAAACAG ATGAGATTGTGGCTCTGAAGCGgctgaagatggagaaagagaaggaaggtttCCCCATCACGTCCCTGAGGGAGATCAACACTATCCTCAAGGCCCAGCACCCCAACATCGTCACTGTCAGA GAAATTGTCGTGGGCAGCAACATGGACAAGATCTATATCGTGATGAACTACGTGGAGCACGACCTCAAGAGCCTGATGGAGACCATGAAGCAGCCCTTCCTGCCAG GGGAGGTGAAGACCCTGATGATCCAGCTGCTACGTGGGGTGAAGCACCTGCATGACAACTGGATCCTGCACCGAGACCTCAAGACGTCCAACCTGCTGCTGAGCCACGCCGGCATCCTCAAG GTGGGCGACTTTGGCCTGGCGCGGGAGTATGGATCCCCTCTGAAGGCCTACACCCCGGTTGTGGTGACCCTGTGGTACCGTGCCCCAGAGCTGCTGCTTGGTGCCAAG GAGTACTCCACGGCCGTTGACATGTGGTCGGTGGGCTGCATCTTTGGAGAGCTGCTGACTCAGAAACCTCTGTTCCCCGGGAAATCAGAAATCGACCAGATCAACAAAGTGTTTAAG GACTTGGGGACCCCCAGTGAGAAGATCTGGCCTGGCTACAGTGACCTGCCTGCGGTCAAGAAGATGACTTTCAGCGAGCACCCCTACAACAACCTGCGCAAGCGCTTCGGGGCCCTGCTCTCAGACCAGGGCTTTGACCTCATGAACAA GTTCCTGACCTATTTCCCTGGGAGGAGGATCAATGCAGAAGACGGCCTCAAGCATGAGTACTTCCGCGAGACCCCCCTCCCCATTGACCCCTCCATGTTCCCCACGTGGCCTGCCAAGAGTGAGCAGCAGAGGGTGAAGCGGGGCACGAGCCCACGGCCCCCCGAGGGAGGCCTGGGCTATAGCCAGCTG GGCGATGATGACCTGAAGGAGACTGGCTTCCACCTCACCACCACCAACCAGGGGGCCTCGGCCGCAGGCCCTGGCTTCAGCCTCAAGTTCTGA